The Clostridium sp. AWRP genome has a window encoding:
- a CDS encoding calcium-translocating P-type ATPase, PMCA-type, producing the protein MWYKKSIKEITRELGTDVINGLTSEEASVRIKKYGENKLIEKKKKSILKLLFEQINDVLIYILLAAAVVSAALGEISDAIIIMLVVVLNAVIGLIQESKAEKALDSLKKLSVPKALVKRNGEVIEISSENIVVGDIIILDAGKYVPCDLRLVETGNLKIEESALTGESVPSDKYVEDILEDQDIALGDQKNMAFMSTLATYGRGVGVAVATGMNTEIGKIAKMLDNDEKNLTPLQRKLSQLGKMLGFVVIIICVLMFITSLIQERDLFEMFLTAISLAVAAIPEGLPAMVTIVLAVGVQRMIGKNAIIRKLPAIETLGSVNIICSDKTGTLTQNKMTVTKFYADNILNNISAVDLKNNIHKELVENMVLCNDATYSESSKTGDPTEIALLEMGVKFNVFKSDESKEHSRVNEIPFDSDRKLMTTLNKYGNEYRIITKGAVDNLIKICENIYLKGEVIPFTEELKSNVINAANSMSNEALRVLSVAFKVVDSPKIQIDSMESGLTFVGLVGMIDPPRENVKKSIDECKKSGIGVVMITGDHKNTAFAIAKELGIADHESQAILGAEFDKLSEKDIHDRIDNLKVFARVSPEHKVNIVKALKKKGNIVSMTGDGVNDAPSLKTADIGVAMGITGTDVAKGAADMVLTDDNFSTIVEAVKQGRNIYNNIRKSIVFLLSCNIGEIIALFMAIVLGWPTILRPIHLLWVNLITDSLPALALGVDPDDPDIMKEKPRDPRKGLFSGKSGLFLVVNGILIGALTLAAFYIGTKLYTNSLIHAQTMAFVVLSVSQLFYTLSIRHHEKSMFEIGIFSNKYLIDAIVLGIIMQSIVITVPFLSSVFKVFKLTINDWTFVLALSLVPLLVNEIIKLVYRKCKVSK; encoded by the coding sequence ATGTGGTACAAAAAAAGTATTAAAGAAATAACAAGAGAATTGGGTACAGATGTGATAAATGGATTAACATCTGAGGAAGCTTCAGTTAGAATAAAAAAATATGGAGAAAATAAGTTAATTGAAAAAAAGAAGAAATCAATTTTAAAGCTTTTATTTGAACAGATAAATGATGTACTTATATATATATTACTTGCAGCAGCAGTGGTTTCAGCGGCACTTGGTGAAATAAGTGATGCAATCATAATAATGCTTGTAGTTGTATTAAATGCAGTAATAGGCTTAATTCAAGAATCAAAAGCTGAAAAAGCATTGGATTCTCTAAAGAAGCTTTCAGTACCTAAAGCATTGGTTAAAAGAAATGGAGAAGTTATAGAGATTTCTTCTGAAAACATAGTGGTAGGAGATATAATCATATTAGATGCGGGTAAGTATGTTCCTTGTGATTTAAGACTGGTTGAAACCGGAAATTTAAAAATAGAGGAATCTGCATTAACAGGAGAATCCGTGCCTTCTGATAAGTATGTAGAAGATATTTTAGAAGATCAGGATATAGCTCTTGGAGATCAAAAAAATATGGCCTTTATGTCTACACTAGCCACTTATGGAAGAGGTGTAGGTGTGGCTGTGGCAACTGGTATGAATACTGAAATAGGTAAAATAGCCAAAATGTTAGATAATGATGAAAAAAATTTAACTCCACTGCAGAGAAAATTAAGCCAGCTTGGCAAAATGCTTGGCTTTGTAGTTATTATTATATGTGTACTTATGTTTATAACATCACTGATTCAAGAGAGAGATTTATTTGAGATGTTTTTAACGGCTATAAGTTTAGCTGTAGCTGCTATTCCTGAAGGTTTGCCAGCTATGGTTACTATAGTGCTTGCAGTAGGAGTACAGAGAATGATAGGCAAAAATGCAATAATTAGAAAACTTCCAGCTATAGAAACACTTGGTTCTGTAAATATAATATGTTCAGATAAGACAGGTACTTTGACTCAGAATAAGATGACGGTTACAAAGTTTTATGCAGACAATATTTTAAATAACATTTCGGCTGTTGATTTAAAAAATAATATACATAAAGAACTTGTAGAAAACATGGTACTTTGTAATGATGCTACTTATTCAGAAAGTTCTAAGACTGGAGATCCTACTGAAATTGCACTTTTAGAAATGGGGGTTAAATTCAATGTATTTAAATCTGATGAAAGCAAGGAACACAGTAGGGTAAATGAAATACCTTTTGATTCAGATAGAAAACTTATGACTACTTTAAATAAATATGGGAATGAGTATCGTATAATTACGAAAGGTGCAGTAGATAATTTAATTAAAATTTGTGAAAATATATACCTGAAGGGAGAAGTTATACCTTTTACAGAAGAATTAAAGTCAAATGTAATTAATGCAGCAAATTCTATGTCAAATGAAGCACTTAGGGTTTTGTCAGTTGCTTTTAAGGTTGTAGATTCACCTAAAATTCAAATTGATTCAATGGAAAGTGGATTAACCTTTGTGGGTCTTGTGGGAATGATAGATCCTCCTAGAGAAAATGTAAAAAAATCTATAGATGAGTGTAAAAAATCTGGTATAGGTGTAGTTATGATAACTGGGGATCATAAAAATACTGCATTTGCTATAGCAAAGGAACTTGGTATAGCAGATCATGAATCGCAGGCGATATTAGGAGCTGAATTCGATAAATTATCAGAAAAAGATATACATGATAGAATCGATAATTTAAAAGTATTTGCTAGGGTATCTCCAGAGCATAAAGTAAATATAGTAAAGGCATTGAAGAAAAAAGGGAATATAGTATCTATGACAGGAGATGGTGTAAATGATGCGCCTTCATTAAAAACTGCGGATATAGGCGTGGCTATGGGGATTACGGGAACAGATGTGGCAAAAGGTGCTGCAGATATGGTGCTTACAGATGATAATTTTTCAACTATAGTGGAAGCTGTTAAACAAGGAAGAAATATATATAATAATATAAGAAAGTCTATAGTATTTCTTCTTTCATGCAATATAGGAGAAATAATAGCACTGTTTATGGCAATAGTCCTTGGATGGCCTACAATTTTAAGACCAATTCATCTCCTTTGGGTAAATCTCATAACGGATAGTCTTCCGGCTTTGGCGCTTGGAGTAGATCCTGATGATCCTGATATAATGAAAGAAAAACCAAGAGATCCACGTAAAGGATTGTTTTCAGGTAAGAGCGGATTATTTTTAGTAGTTAATGGTATTTTAATAGGAGCACTTACCTTAGCTGCCTTTTATATAGGAACTAAGCTGTATACTAATTCACTTATACATGCGCAGACTATGGCTTTTGTAGTTTTAAGTGTATCGCAGCTATTTTATACTTTAAGTATTAGACATCATGAAAAATCTATGTTTGAAATTGGAATTTTCAGTAATAAATATTTAATAGATGCAATAGTTCTTGGTATAATAATGCAAAGTATAGTTATTACAGTACCCTTCTTGTCTTCAGTATTTAAAGTGTTTAAACTTACAATAAATGATTGGACATTTGTATTAGCACTTTCTTTGGTACCTCTTTTAGTGAATGAAATTATAAAGCTTGTTTATAGAAAATGTAAAGTTTCTAAGTAA
- a CDS encoding S1-like domain-containing RNA-binding protein yields MILIGKFNKLRITREANFGYYLDAGTGRTKDDILLPKSDITEDTLSIGDEVNAFIYKDSKDRIISTLKKPKAEIGELAYLKVVANTNFGSFVDIGLERDVLVPLAEQKYKLTPEKYYLFYLYVDKTNRIAATTDIDRYLLTLDLESNEKDEKYTLGSEVKGTIYGFQTNNSAMVAVDNLYRGVILNNEYFTDIHPGDELNLRIKKIYEDGKLGLTPRSVPKNERLSLEESILAYLENHNGFMPYNDKSSPEDIRNTFHESKNYFKNALGGLMKRHLIIQDENGTRLKNTK; encoded by the coding sequence TTGATACTAATAGGGAAATTTAACAAACTAAGAATAACCAGGGAAGCAAATTTCGGATACTACTTAGATGCAGGAACAGGTAGAACTAAAGACGATATACTTCTTCCTAAAAGCGATATTACTGAAGATACCCTTTCCATTGGCGATGAAGTTAATGCATTCATATATAAGGATTCAAAAGACAGAATAATATCCACTTTAAAAAAACCTAAGGCAGAAATAGGTGAACTTGCATATTTAAAAGTTGTAGCTAATACTAATTTCGGAAGTTTCGTAGATATAGGCTTGGAAAGAGATGTACTTGTACCTTTAGCAGAACAAAAATATAAGTTGACTCCAGAAAAATACTATTTATTTTATCTATATGTAGATAAAACCAATAGAATTGCAGCTACTACGGATATAGACAGATACTTGCTTACCCTAGATCTTGAGAGCAATGAAAAAGATGAAAAATACACACTTGGCAGTGAAGTAAAAGGTACTATTTATGGATTTCAAACCAATAACAGCGCTATGGTAGCCGTAGATAATCTTTACCGAGGGGTTATATTGAATAATGAATATTTTACAGATATTCATCCCGGGGACGAACTCAATTTAAGAATAAAAAAAATATACGAAGACGGCAAACTAGGACTCACTCCTAGAAGCGTACCTAAAAATGAAAGATTATCCTTAGAAGAGTCTATATTAGCTTATTTAGAAAATCATAATGGTTTTATGCCATATAATGATAAAAGCTCTCCAGAAGATATAAGAAATACCTTTCATGAAAGTAAAAATTATTTTAAAAATGCTTTAGGTGGACTCATGAAAAGACACCTTATCATACAAGATGAAAACGGAACAAGACTTAAAAACACCAAATAA
- a CDS encoding acyltransferase, with amino-acid sequence MTKDRLTELDIMRGIAFILVVIQHTFGGYSFIKDISLKNRLISKLIYSIGKTAVPIFVALTAICLIYVYYDHMDVLNFYIKKLKFLILPYIFCSLVNDLILHHSTYGFTNFIGQIATGNSAYHLWYMAMIIRLYLYIPLIFLFMKKLNGTSILIKKSFFIFSFILYYLILKNNNYVTSAIAKLLFRNPSKLQQSFINVTPLLWIFYFVVGAYMIFNYTNLKAMVKKYKYVLIAGYTILLSYFYYDDIKDFIGNPLPFIKFDHALYIVYVTTAIIFFYMLSLYIDIASKKISILLSFIGKYSFPAYMLHVIVIQVWSEKIPSTHYLYSPLIKLLVTIIITPIICCIISYIPGSKYLIGIRSKFKRKSTVVQKLKINANR; translated from the coding sequence ATGACTAAAGATAGATTAACAGAATTAGACATAATGAGAGGAATTGCTTTTATCTTAGTAGTAATACAACACACTTTTGGCGGTTATTCTTTTATAAAAGATATTTCTCTAAAAAATAGACTTATTTCAAAACTTATTTATTCAATAGGTAAAACTGCTGTACCTATATTTGTAGCATTAACTGCCATATGCCTCATTTATGTATATTACGATCATATGGATGTATTAAATTTCTATATCAAAAAATTAAAATTTTTAATTTTACCTTATATTTTTTGTTCCCTTGTAAATGATTTAATTTTACATCACAGCACTTATGGTTTTACCAACTTTATAGGGCAAATAGCTACTGGTAATTCTGCTTACCATTTATGGTATATGGCCATGATAATCAGATTATATTTATATATACCCTTAATCTTTCTATTTATGAAGAAATTAAATGGTACAAGCATTCTTATAAAAAAATCGTTTTTTATATTTTCTTTTATACTATACTATTTAATACTAAAAAACAATAATTATGTTACTTCTGCAATTGCAAAATTATTATTTAGAAACCCTTCTAAATTACAACAAAGTTTTATAAACGTAACACCTTTATTATGGATTTTTTATTTTGTAGTGGGAGCATATATGATCTTTAATTATACAAATTTAAAAGCTATGGTAAAAAAATACAAATATGTACTTATTGCTGGATACACTATACTTTTATCATATTTTTACTATGATGATATAAAAGATTTTATAGGTAATCCACTTCCATTTATAAAATTTGACCATGCTTTATATATAGTATATGTAACTACAGCAATAATTTTCTTCTATATGCTGTCTCTATACATAGATATCGCCAGTAAAAAAATCAGTATTTTACTATCATTTATAGGTAAATATTCTTTTCCGGCATATATGCTCCATGTTATCGTTATTCAAGTATGGTCAGAAAAGATACCTTCAACTCACTATCTATATAGTCCATTAATAAAACTTTTAGTAACTATAATAATAACTCCTATTATTTGTTGTATAATAAGTTACATTCCTGGAAGCAAGTACCTGATAGGTATTAGATCAAAATTTAAAAGAAAATCTACAGTAGTACAGAAGTTAAAAATAAATGCTAACAGGTAG
- a CDS encoding NAD(+) synthase: MSSMDFVRVSAACPLTNVADIEFNLNNIKLCIDRALEQKSKLVVFPELCVTSYTCADLFEQQLLLEKSVEALKNLCDYSKDIDILIAVGAPLTYNCCLYNCAYIIFQGSILGIVPKSYIPNYEEFYEKRWFTEGLKVIDKKVNFYFQEDIPFGTNLIFTCGNFKFGIEICEDLWTVVPPSSYLCLMGANIIGNLSASNEVVSKSTYRRNLISSQSARCMCSYIYSSCGVFESSTDLVFSGDVCISENGAMLKSGERFKRENQVITTIVDLGRLAAQRLRNVSFRDSVKLFLEKPIEVKFQFETMDYGKFDRAVDKHPFVPSGKDEREIRCREIFNIQTSALAKRVSHTNLKKAVIGISGGLDSTLALLVTMKTFDMLKISRDNIITVTMPGFGTTDRTYNNAVDLCKSLGTELREINIVDACLQHFKDISHDREIHDVTYENVQARERTQIIMDIANKEGGLVIGTGDLSELALGWCTYNGDHMSMYSVNCSIPKTLVRYLVRYVADKEVSKNISDILIDILDTPVSPELLPKDKNGKIAQKTEDIVGPYELHDFFLYYFVRHSYSPEKILFLAKQAFKNDYDNDVICKWLKVFTKRFFTQQFKRSAIPDGPKVGTVSLSPRGDWRMPSDASFNLWMQK; encoded by the coding sequence ATGTCATCAATGGATTTTGTAAGAGTATCTGCAGCATGTCCTTTAACAAATGTAGCAGATATAGAATTTAACTTAAATAATATAAAGCTTTGTATAGATAGAGCTCTAGAGCAAAAATCAAAGCTTGTAGTTTTTCCGGAGCTTTGCGTAACCTCGTATACCTGTGCAGATCTTTTTGAACAGCAGCTGCTTTTGGAGAAATCCGTAGAAGCTCTAAAAAATCTGTGTGATTATTCAAAAGATATAGATATACTAATAGCTGTAGGGGCACCTCTTACATATAATTGTTGTCTTTATAATTGTGCATACATAATATTCCAGGGTAGTATTTTGGGTATTGTTCCTAAAAGTTATATTCCAAATTATGAGGAGTTTTACGAAAAAAGATGGTTTACAGAGGGACTAAAGGTTATAGATAAGAAAGTTAACTTTTATTTTCAGGAAGATATTCCCTTTGGAACAAACTTGATATTTACCTGTGGTAATTTTAAATTTGGAATTGAAATATGTGAAGACCTATGGACGGTAGTACCTCCAAGCAGTTATTTATGTCTTATGGGTGCAAATATTATAGGAAACCTCTCTGCATCTAATGAAGTTGTAAGTAAATCCACTTATAGGAGAAACTTAATATCATCTCAAAGTGCCAGATGTATGTGTTCTTATATATATTCATCTTGCGGAGTGTTTGAATCTTCTACAGATTTAGTGTTTAGTGGGGATGTGTGTATTTCTGAAAATGGAGCAATGCTAAAATCTGGAGAAAGATTTAAAAGAGAAAATCAAGTTATTACTACAATTGTAGATTTAGGCCGATTAGCTGCTCAGCGTTTAAGAAATGTAAGCTTTAGGGACAGTGTAAAGTTATTTTTGGAGAAACCTATAGAAGTAAAATTTCAATTTGAAACTATGGATTATGGAAAATTTGATAGGGCTGTTGATAAACATCCTTTTGTACCATCAGGTAAAGATGAAAGGGAAATTAGATGTAGGGAAATATTTAACATACAAACTTCTGCTCTTGCTAAAAGGGTAAGTCATACTAATTTAAAAAAAGCGGTTATAGGTATATCAGGTGGACTTGATTCTACATTGGCCTTGCTTGTTACAATGAAAACTTTTGATATGTTAAAGATATCGAGAGACAATATAATAACTGTTACTATGCCGGGATTTGGTACTACAGATAGAACTTATAATAATGCGGTAGATTTGTGTAAAAGTTTAGGAACGGAACTTAGAGAAATAAACATAGTAGATGCATGTCTTCAACATTTTAAAGATATATCCCACGACAGAGAGATACACGATGTAACTTATGAGAATGTTCAGGCAAGGGAGAGGACACAGATTATAATGGACATAGCAAACAAGGAAGGTGGACTTGTAATTGGGACAGGTGATCTTTCTGAGCTGGCACTTGGATGGTGCACTTATAATGGGGATCATATGTCTATGTATAGTGTGAATTGTTCTATACCTAAAACGTTGGTGAGATATTTGGTAAGATATGTAGCAGATAAAGAGGTATCAAAAAATATATCCGATATTTTAATAGACATACTTGATACTCCAGTGAGTCCAGAACTTTTGCCCAAAGATAAAAATGGAAAGATAGCACAGAAAACAGAAGACATAGTGGGTCCATATGAGCTTCATGACTTTTTCTTGTATTATTTTGTTAGACATAGTTATTCTCCTGAGAAGATATTGTTTTTGGCAAAACAAGCTTTTAAAAATGATTACGATAATGATGTTATTTGTAAATGGCTGAAAGTATTTACAAAAAGATTTTTCACTCAACAATTCAAGAGATCTGCAATTCCAGATGGACCTAAGGTAGGTACTGTAAGTCTATCTCCTAGAGGAGATTGGAGAATGCCTTCAGATGCCAGTTTTAATTTGTGGATGCAAAAATAA
- a CDS encoding NfeD family protein, which produces MVNIILWTVVGLVALFVDMVTSAFLFVWFTIGAIAAIVAGILKYSFTVQLVVFLVVSILLIAVCYPMVKKNIKKSIKPTLLREKTYVGKKVIIDREMAKNNGIRIDGVYWNIKNEGYNINEGDMIKIIGMEGNKVIIKKEM; this is translated from the coding sequence ATGGTTAATATCATTCTATGGACTGTAGTTGGTTTAGTAGCCTTATTTGTAGACATGGTAACTAGTGCTTTTCTATTTGTATGGTTTACTATAGGAGCAATTGCTGCCATTGTAGCAGGAATATTAAAATATTCCTTTACAGTTCAACTTGTAGTATTTTTAGTAGTTAGTATACTGCTTATAGCTGTTTGTTATCCCATGGTTAAAAAAAATATTAAAAAATCTATAAAACCTACTTTACTTAGGGAAAAAACTTATGTGGGAAAGAAGGTTATTATAGATAGGGAAATGGCAAAGAATAATGGGATAAGGATTGATGGAGTATACTGGAATATAAAGAACGAAGGATATAATATTAATGAAGGAGACATGATAAAGATAATTGGAATGGAAGGAAATAAAGTTATTATAAAAAAGGAGATGTAA
- a CDS encoding SPFH domain-containing protein, producing the protein MISKIFILIVLVAIIAVIVSSIKVVNTGYATIIERFGQFHRVLEPGWHFLVPFIDFARRKVSNKQQILDIEPQSVITKDNVKISIDNVIFYKILNPKDAIYNIEDYKAGIVFSTITNMRNIVGDMTLDEVLSGRDKINAELLKVVDEITDAYGIKILSVEIKNIIPPAEIQQAMEKQMKAERDKRAVILQAEGQKQSDIARAEGEKQAKILQAEAEKEANIRRAEGLRQSQMLEAEGKAKAIESVAEAQSKAIHLVNRSIIDSGTDEKVIALKQIEALKEMAKNPANKLILPNESISSLGNMAAIADMLQKK; encoded by the coding sequence ATGATAAGTAAAATTTTTATTTTGATTGTACTTGTAGCTATTATTGCAGTTATAGTTTCTTCTATAAAAGTGGTAAATACTGGATATGCCACTATTATAGAGAGATTTGGACAATTTCATAGGGTATTGGAACCAGGGTGGCATTTTTTAGTACCATTTATTGATTTTGCAAGAAGGAAAGTTTCAAATAAGCAGCAGATACTTGATATCGAACCACAAAGTGTTATAACTAAAGATAATGTAAAGATATCCATTGATAACGTTATTTTTTACAAGATATTAAATCCAAAGGATGCCATATATAATATAGAGGATTATAAAGCAGGAATAGTTTTTTCCACCATAACCAATATGAGAAATATTGTAGGTGACATGACTTTAGATGAAGTATTATCTGGAAGGGATAAAATAAATGCAGAACTTTTAAAAGTAGTAGATGAGATAACAGATGCCTATGGCATAAAAATATTGTCTGTAGAAATTAAAAACATTATTCCACCAGCTGAGATTCAGCAAGCCATGGAAAAACAGATGAAGGCAGAACGTGATAAAAGGGCTGTTATACTTCAGGCAGAAGGTCAAAAGCAGAGTGATATAGCAAGAGCTGAAGGTGAAAAGCAAGCCAAGATACTGCAAGCTGAAGCTGAAAAGGAAGCAAATATAAGAAGGGCTGAAGGATTGAGACAGTCTCAAATGCTGGAGGCAGAAGGTAAAGCAAAGGCAATAGAATCTGTAGCAGAAGCACAGTCCAAGGCAATTCACCTTGTTAATAGGTCTATAATTGATTCAGGTACAGATGAAAAGGTAATAGCGCTTAAACAAATAGAAGCACTGAAGGAAATGGCTAAAAATCCAGCAAATAAACTTATATTGCCAAATGAGTCCATTTCTTCTCTTGGTAATATGGCAGCAATAGCAGATATGCTTCAAAAGAAGTAA
- a CDS encoding response regulator transcription factor, whose product MKKVLIVEDEASIRGFLKINFKRNKFIVIEASTGERALEKARSENPIVTILDVMLPGMDGFKTCEILRREFPKMGIIMLTARSQDTDKIMGFGFGADDYVIKPFNPQELIARVNALLRRIGIQSDSKNEVLVSGEFKIDEGAMKVYRSEQELELTPKEYMLMKIFIENQGKALNRNELLNLVWGYSYPGDAKIVDVNIRRLREKIEENSSKPKYIETVWGVGYRWRKE is encoded by the coding sequence GTGAAAAAGGTTTTAATAGTAGAAGATGAAGCTTCTATAAGAGGATTTTTAAAAATAAATTTTAAAAGAAACAAGTTTATAGTGATAGAAGCAAGTACGGGAGAAAGAGCTTTAGAAAAGGCAAGATCTGAAAATCCAATAGTTACAATATTAGATGTAATGCTTCCTGGAATGGATGGATTCAAGACTTGTGAAATACTTAGAAGAGAATTTCCAAAGATGGGTATAATAATGCTTACAGCAAGAAGTCAGGATACGGACAAGATAATGGGTTTTGGATTTGGAGCAGATGACTATGTAATAAAACCTTTCAATCCCCAGGAGTTAATAGCTAGAGTAAATGCACTTTTGAGGAGAATAGGAATACAAAGTGATAGTAAAAATGAAGTGCTTGTATCGGGTGAATTTAAAATAGACGAAGGAGCTATGAAAGTCTATAGAAGTGAACAGGAATTAGAACTTACCCCAAAAGAATATATGTTGATGAAAATATTTATAGAAAATCAAGGAAAAGCTTTAAATAGGAATGAACTACTAAATCTTGTCTGGGGGTATAGCTATCCTGGAGATGCAAAAATAGTTGATGTAAATATTAGAAGGCTTAGAGAGAAGATAGAAGAAAATTCTTCAAAACCAAAGTATATTGAGACTGTTTGGGGAGTAGGGTATAGATGGAGAAAAGAATAA
- a CDS encoding ATP-binding protein — translation MLNGIKERMIGSYLFIIIFTVVIIEAFLIFSISRYYYKNMENMVSNQIEVSVDFYNSYLASSSLKKNITDNADIFWKNTSAEVQVIDVSGRMLMDSIGNFIPGKVKGEDIKNALNGELGISIETDKKTSEKVLYVSKALKSNGKVEGVLRFATSLSEVDTIIKKISFMLIFIGIAVIIMAGIISVFISNSITRPVREVTAMARKMASGRFNERIEKKRDDEIGELFDALNFMADEILKNEKLKNEFVASVSHELRTPLTSIKGWASTMRTGDFSDREELETGLEIIENESDRLTKMVEELLDFSKFISGKITLKKDYVDIKNTIEYIKKQFSLRAWRQNINFSVKVQDNMPLALLDENRIKQVLNNLLDNAFKFTQEGGKVTLKAFIRDKKLIMIVGDTGIGIPEDELPKVTEKFFKGKSDKCSNGIGLSICKEIVSLHGGKIEITSELVKGTEITLTIPLENN, via the coding sequence ATGTTAAATGGAATAAAGGAAAGAATGATAGGAAGCTACCTATTTATAATAATTTTTACTGTAGTGATAATTGAAGCTTTTTTGATATTCTCCATTAGCAGATACTATTATAAAAATATGGAGAATATGGTTTCTAATCAAATAGAAGTTTCCGTAGATTTTTATAATAGCTATTTAGCTTCTTCCAGTTTAAAAAAAAATATAACTGACAATGCAGATATATTTTGGAAAAATACTTCTGCAGAAGTTCAAGTAATAGATGTTTCAGGAAGAATGCTTATGGATTCTATAGGAAATTTTATACCTGGTAAAGTGAAGGGAGAAGACATAAAAAATGCTTTAAATGGAGAATTAGGCATTTCTATAGAAACAGATAAAAAAACTAGTGAAAAAGTGCTATATGTATCTAAAGCTTTAAAATCCAATGGAAAAGTTGAAGGAGTACTTAGGTTTGCTACTTCTCTTTCAGAAGTGGACACGATAATAAAAAAAATATCTTTTATGCTCATATTTATAGGAATAGCAGTAATAATAATGGCAGGAATTATAAGTGTGTTCATTTCAAACAGTATAACAAGGCCGGTAAGAGAGGTTACAGCTATGGCGAGGAAAATGGCGAGTGGAAGATTTAATGAGAGAATTGAAAAAAAAAGAGATGATGAGATAGGGGAACTATTTGATGCACTAAATTTTATGGCAGATGAAATATTAAAAAATGAGAAACTAAAGAATGAATTTGTAGCCTCTGTATCCCATGAACTTAGAACCCCACTTACATCTATAAAGGGATGGGCTTCTACTATGAGAACTGGAGATTTTAGTGATAGGGAAGAATTAGAAACTGGACTTGAGATAATAGAAAATGAAAGTGACAGGCTAACTAAGATGGTAGAAGAACTTTTAGACTTTTCTAAATTCATATCTGGTAAAATTACACTGAAAAAGGATTATGTAGATATAAAAAATACTATAGAATATATAAAAAAACAGTTTTCGCTAAGGGCATGGCGGCAAAATATAAACTTTTCTGTAAAAGTTCAAGATAATATGCCTTTGGCCTTACTGGATGAAAATAGAATTAAACAGGTGCTTAACAATTTGCTGGACAATGCATTTAAGTTTACGCAAGAAGGAGGAAAGGTAACTTTAAAGGCTTTCATAAGAGATAAAAAGTTAATTATGATAGTAGGTGATACTGGAATTGGAATACCTGAAGATGAACTTCCAAAGGTCACTGAGAAGTTTTTTAAAGGCAAGAGTGATAAGTGCAGCAATGGAATAGGACTATCAATATGCAAAGAAATAGTTTCACTTCATGGCGGAAAAATTGAGATAACAAGTGAGCTGGTTAAGGGAACTGAAATAACTTTGACCATTCCGTTAGAAAACAACTAG